In Deinococcus gobiensis I-0, one genomic interval encodes:
- a CDS encoding PadR family transcriptional regulator, producing the protein MSDTSLGPSSFIVLGLIAQQGPSTSYDLKRCADESVGYFWHFPRSQLYAEPQRLVGLGLLREEQEQGGRRRRFFDLTDAGRAALRDWLRAPAGMPELRDPGLLKLFFIAGEPASALRALAQEQLALHQGRLRDYEQIQAALGQEPSAQTSLRTLRMGLLYERANLAFWTEVLDGTPEAGG; encoded by the coding sequence GTGAGCGACACAAGCCTGGGGCCGTCTTCATTCATCGTGTTGGGGCTGATCGCGCAGCAGGGGCCGAGCACCTCCTACGATCTCAAGCGCTGCGCCGACGAGTCGGTCGGCTACTTCTGGCACTTTCCGCGCTCCCAGCTCTATGCCGAGCCGCAGCGCCTCGTGGGGCTGGGGCTGCTGCGCGAGGAGCAGGAGCAGGGGGGACGGCGCAGGCGCTTTTTCGACCTGACGGACGCGGGACGCGCGGCGCTGCGCGACTGGCTGCGCGCGCCTGCGGGAATGCCCGAACTGCGGGACCCCGGGCTGCTCAAGCTGTTTTTCATCGCGGGCGAGCCGGCGTCGGCGCTGCGGGCGCTGGCGCAGGAGCAGCTGGCCCTCCACCAGGGGCGGCTGCGCGACTACGAGCAGATTCAGGCGGCGCTGGGTCAGGAGCCGTCGGCCCAGACTTCCCTGCGCACCCTGCGGATGGGGCTGCTCTACGAGCGGGCCAACCTCGCCTTCTGGACCGAGGTGCTGGACGGCACGCCGGAGGCCGGAGGGTAG
- a CDS encoding DUF4188 domain-containing protein, which produces MPQPAPPHSPRRLTAEVDGTFAVFLIGMRINQPWKVWAWLPVILAMPRMLRELGERPDLGLLATQMQGGLLVQYWRDVQSLNAYARSRDHAHLPAWREFNHRARRARGAVGIWHETYVVGPGQYETVYVDMPRYGLGRAGRLVEAGGHRQSAEGRLRGGPADARPA; this is translated from the coding sequence ATGCCGCAGCCTGCCCCGCCCCACAGCCCCCGCCGCCTGACCGCCGAAGTGGACGGGACTTTCGCCGTGTTCCTGATCGGAATGCGGATCAACCAGCCCTGGAAGGTCTGGGCCTGGCTGCCCGTGATCCTGGCGATGCCGAGGATGCTGCGCGAGCTGGGCGAGCGGCCGGACCTGGGGCTGCTCGCCACGCAGATGCAGGGCGGCCTGCTGGTGCAGTACTGGCGCGACGTGCAGAGCCTGAACGCCTACGCCCGCAGCCGGGACCACGCCCACCTGCCCGCCTGGCGCGAGTTCAACCACCGGGCCCGCCGGGCGCGGGGGGCCGTGGGCATCTGGCACGAAACCTATGTGGTCGGGCCGGGGCAGTACGAGACCGTGTACGTGGACATGCCCCGGTACGGCCTGGGCCGCGCCGGGCGGCTGGTCGAGGCCGGAGGCCACCGCCAGAGCGCCGAGGGACGGCTGCGGGGCGGCCCGGCCGACGCCCGTCCGGCCTGA
- a CDS encoding spore photoproduct lyase family protein, whose translation MSTRAPLDLRQIYVEARAAALPRGQEILARFPEAERIEVASHWNIPGLHGNAGLVRDWLKIKRQVLVLGTRKTLTMRPNGRSADFIAPGMANGCALACAYCYVPRHKGYANPVTTFANIGDVTGALERHAHQQGRKPQANSVDPHAWVYDLGENSDLSVDALISDNVRDLVTLFRGLPNAKASFATKYVNRELLTYDPQGRTRLRFSLMPAQTARVVDIGTSPMHERLAAINDFVEAGYEVHLNFSPVIVFRGWTDAYRELFRQVDAALSAKARAQLAAEVIFLTHNAGLHEVNLGWHPRAEDLLWTPQWQETKRSEYGGENLRYRRGLKGKAVAHFTELLRRELPGCPVRYAF comes from the coding sequence ATGTCCACGCGCGCTCCCCTCGACCTCCGGCAGATCTATGTCGAAGCCCGCGCGGCCGCCCTGCCCCGGGGGCAGGAGATTCTGGCCCGCTTTCCGGAGGCCGAGCGGATCGAGGTCGCCTCCCACTGGAACATTCCGGGGCTGCACGGCAATGCCGGACTGGTCCGGGACTGGCTGAAGATCAAGCGGCAGGTGCTCGTGCTGGGCACCCGTAAGACCCTGACGATGCGTCCCAACGGCCGCTCGGCGGACTTCATCGCGCCGGGAATGGCCAACGGCTGCGCGCTGGCCTGCGCCTACTGTTACGTGCCCCGGCACAAGGGCTACGCCAATCCGGTCACGACCTTCGCCAACATCGGAGACGTGACGGGGGCGCTGGAGAGGCACGCCCACCAGCAGGGCCGCAAGCCGCAGGCCAACTCGGTGGACCCCCACGCCTGGGTCTACGACCTCGGAGAGAACAGCGACCTGAGCGTGGACGCCCTGATCTCGGACAACGTGCGCGACCTTGTGACGCTGTTCCGGGGCCTGCCGAACGCCAAGGCCTCCTTCGCCACCAAGTATGTCAACCGGGAACTGCTGACCTACGATCCGCAGGGCCGGACCCGCCTGCGCTTTTCGCTGATGCCGGCCCAGACGGCCCGCGTGGTGGACATCGGCACCTCTCCCATGCACGAGCGCCTCGCGGCGATCAACGATTTCGTCGAGGCCGGCTACGAGGTCCACCTGAACTTCTCGCCCGTGATCGTCTTCAGGGGGTGGACGGACGCCTACCGCGAGCTGTTCCGGCAGGTGGACGCGGCGCTGTCGGCCAAAGCCCGGGCGCAGCTGGCCGCCGAGGTCATCTTCCTGACGCACAACGCCGGGCTGCACGAGGTGAACCTCGGCTGGCACCCCAGGGCCGAGGACCTGCTGTGGACGCCGCAGTGGCAGGAGACCAAGCGCTCGGAATACGGAGGCGAGAACCTGCGCTACCGCCGGGGCCTCAAGGGCAAGGCCGTCGCGCACTTCACCGAACTGCTGCGCCGGGAGCTGCCCGGCTGCCCCGTGCGCTACGCCTTCTGA
- a CDS encoding DEAD/DEAH box helicase family protein, with amino-acid sequence MVPTLRLDRGTLLMSEVPEPAAALFTWDDRAQAWRAPGHAYRAVMTALGQTPVRDEAAAFLKLDLGYAREVQPYAHQQEALDAWKRAGRRGVVVLPTGAGKTLVAQLALRDTPRSALICVPTLDLMHQWYAGMLAAFPDAEVGLLGGGSKDQTPILISTYDSAAIHAEQLAGIYAFQIFDEAHHLPSDFHRSVAELGLAPYRLGLTATPKRSDGREQHLGELIGPVVYRAAPEDLAGDTLAPYREVIVKVSLSAAEQRRYDDLLQTRNDFLRRSNIRLGSIEGWKRFVMSSGTPQGRVAMLAHREARSLAYGTEGKLRVLEEILANHPAERTLIFTDDNATVYRISREFLIPAITHQTPVKERHELLEKFRAGRYRVLVTSRVLNEGVDVPEASVAVVLSGTATEREYIQRLGRILRRAEGKQAALYEVVTEGTTEERVSRQRRGQWQRAPGGTPGWEDVNAPH; translated from the coding sequence ATGGTCCCGACGCTGCGCCTCGACCGGGGCACCCTGCTCATGAGCGAGGTGCCGGAGCCTGCCGCCGCCCTGTTCACCTGGGACGACCGCGCCCAGGCCTGGCGCGCCCCGGGACACGCCTACCGCGCCGTCATGACCGCGCTGGGCCAGACCCCCGTCCGTGACGAAGCCGCCGCTTTCCTGAAACTCGACCTCGGCTACGCGCGCGAGGTCCAGCCCTATGCCCACCAGCAGGAGGCCCTGGACGCCTGGAAGCGGGCCGGGCGCCGGGGCGTGGTCGTGCTGCCCACCGGGGCGGGCAAGACCCTCGTGGCCCAGCTCGCCCTGCGCGACACGCCCCGCAGCGCCCTGATCTGCGTGCCCACCCTGGACCTCATGCACCAGTGGTACGCCGGCATGCTCGCGGCTTTCCCCGACGCCGAGGTCGGGCTGCTGGGGGGGGGCAGCAAGGACCAGACGCCCATCCTCATCAGCACCTACGACTCGGCCGCCATCCACGCCGAACAGCTCGCGGGCATCTACGCCTTCCAGATTTTCGACGAGGCGCACCACCTGCCCTCGGACTTCCACCGCAGCGTGGCCGAACTGGGCCTCGCGCCCTACCGCCTGGGGCTGACCGCCACCCCGAAACGCAGCGACGGGCGCGAGCAGCACCTGGGCGAGCTGATCGGCCCGGTGGTGTACCGCGCCGCGCCGGAGGACCTCGCGGGCGACACGCTGGCGCCCTACCGCGAGGTGATCGTCAAGGTGTCGCTCAGCGCGGCCGAGCAGCGCCGCTACGACGACCTGCTCCAGACCCGCAACGACTTCCTGCGGCGCAGCAACATCCGCCTGGGGAGCATCGAAGGCTGGAAACGCTTCGTCATGAGCAGCGGCACGCCCCAGGGCCGCGTGGCGATGCTCGCGCACCGCGAGGCCCGCAGCCTGGCCTACGGGACCGAGGGCAAGCTCCGGGTCCTCGAGGAGATCCTCGCCAACCACCCCGCCGAGCGCACGCTGATCTTCACCGACGACAACGCGACCGTCTACCGCATCAGCCGCGAGTTCCTGATTCCGGCGATCACGCACCAGACCCCGGTCAAGGAGCGGCACGAACTGCTGGAGAAGTTCCGCGCGGGCCGCTACCGGGTCCTCGTGACCAGCCGGGTCCTGAACGAGGGCGTAGACGTGCCCGAGGCGTCGGTGGCCGTCGTGCTGTCGGGCACCGCGACCGAGCGCGAATACATCCAGCGCCTGGGCCGCATCCTGCGCCGGGCCGAGGGCAAGCAGGCGGCGCTGTACGAGGTGGTCACGGAAGGCACCACCGAAGAGCGGGTGAGCCGGCAGCGCCGGGGCCAGTGGCAGCGCGCGCCGGGCGGAACACCCGGCTGGGAGGACGTGAATGCTCCCCACTGA
- a CDS encoding DUF790 family protein — protein sequence MLPTELLMFKVRAGLVTPRRLKVTPANVALAGQVIATFEDNVGKRRADLDEDLRALEAGRADFKVLRGLAHLLTNGSSTFGTGGDVPPAAVRARVFALAQSGPPSRHRRGQILEQAAAALTRERPLAAADVAELLYADLPDQQRLEAFEPPSPEDLLRRFDLAQAQGMLYRAYSLVITARRNEPARYKQLLQYTKFFGLMLTVEGDATFGFTLTMDGPTSLFGGTTRYGLAMAKFLPALLHATRWDLTASLKPRRDLSWTGKAEAEWLFELTSEDGYVSHYREPDEHDSALESGFAGRFAKVDTPWVLEREVDLVPVPGSVIVPDFRLVHPDGRSVLVEIVGYWRPEYLRKKFDLLRKSGRTDVIVCVSERLNLERAGVDPSDFGERLIWFKGVLPPRDVLALAERLSGGPAPQGADRP from the coding sequence ATGCTCCCCACTGAGCTGCTGATGTTCAAGGTGCGGGCGGGCCTGGTCACGCCGCGCCGCCTGAAGGTCACCCCCGCGAATGTCGCCCTGGCGGGGCAGGTCATCGCCACCTTCGAGGACAACGTGGGCAAACGGCGCGCCGACCTCGACGAGGACCTGCGGGCGCTGGAGGCGGGCCGGGCGGACTTCAAGGTGCTGCGCGGGCTGGCGCACCTGCTGACCAACGGGTCGAGCACCTTCGGGACCGGCGGGGACGTGCCTCCGGCCGCCGTGCGCGCGCGGGTCTTCGCGCTGGCCCAGAGTGGGCCGCCCAGCCGCCACCGCCGGGGGCAGATCCTGGAACAGGCGGCGGCCGCCCTGACCCGCGAGCGGCCCCTGGCGGCGGCCGACGTGGCCGAGCTGCTGTATGCCGACCTGCCCGACCAGCAGCGACTGGAGGCCTTCGAGCCGCCCTCGCCCGAGGACCTGCTGCGCCGCTTCGACCTCGCGCAGGCCCAGGGCATGCTCTACCGCGCCTACAGTCTGGTCATCACGGCGCGGCGCAACGAACCGGCGCGGTACAAGCAGCTGCTGCAATACACCAAGTTCTTCGGGCTAATGCTCACGGTGGAGGGCGACGCCACCTTCGGCTTCACCCTGACGATGGACGGCCCGACGAGCCTCTTCGGCGGTACGACCCGTTACGGGCTGGCGATGGCGAAGTTCCTGCCCGCCCTGCTGCACGCGACCAGGTGGGACCTGACGGCCAGCCTCAAGCCCCGGCGCGACCTGAGCTGGACCGGCAAGGCCGAGGCCGAGTGGCTGTTCGAGCTGACGAGCGAGGACGGTTACGTCAGCCACTACCGCGAGCCGGACGAACACGACAGCGCGCTGGAATCGGGCTTCGCGGGGCGCTTCGCGAAGGTGGACACCCCCTGGGTGCTGGAGCGGGAGGTGGACCTCGTGCCGGTGCCGGGATCGGTGATCGTGCCGGACTTCCGGCTGGTGCACCCGGACGGCCGGAGCGTGCTGGTGGAGATCGTGGGCTACTGGCGGCCGGAATACCTGCGCAAGAAGTTCGACCTGCTGCGCAAGTCGGGCCGGACCGACGTGATCGTGTGCGTCTCGGAGCGGCTGAACCTGGAGCGGGCGGGGGTAGACCCCTCAGACTTCGGCGAACGGCTGATCTGGTTCAAGGGCGTGCTGCCGCCCAGGGACGTTCTCGCCCTGGCCGAGCGCCTGAGCGGCGGCCCCGCGCCGCAAGGAGCAGACCGGCCATGA
- a CDS encoding amidohydrolase family protein: MTNETLRVFTGHLWDGLSDTLLRDAAVAVRGDTVVFAGPRSALDIPETTRVTETGGVLLPGLIDLHVHARPGYLGWFLAAGVTTIRDAANSLDLVAALRGAQDPSPRVFAAGPLLDGPRAFFRQFGPGAVHEAGDGHERRAGAWTVRHPDEARAQVRRLADLGVTHVKLYEQLDPQSFAAAAAEARRLGLPVMTDLGLAGTRGLSGAEVDARQALAAGVRSIEHVSGYALAYRRMGGDPAGPHPGPGPAR, translated from the coding sequence ATGACGAACGAAACCCTCCGCGTCTTCACCGGCCACCTCTGGGACGGCCTGAGCGACACCCTGCTCCGGGACGCGGCGGTGGCCGTGCGCGGAGACACGGTCGTCTTCGCGGGACCGCGCAGCGCCCTGGACATCCCCGAGACCACCCGCGTCACCGAGACGGGGGGCGTGCTCTTGCCCGGCCTGATCGACCTGCATGTCCATGCCCGCCCCGGGTATCTGGGCTGGTTTCTCGCGGCGGGGGTGACGACCATCCGCGACGCCGCCAACTCCCTGGACCTCGTGGCGGCGCTGCGGGGCGCGCAGGACCCCTCGCCCCGGGTGTTCGCGGCCGGGCCGCTGCTGGACGGGCCGCGCGCTTTTTTCCGTCAGTTCGGGCCGGGCGCGGTCCACGAGGCCGGCGACGGTCACGAGCGGCGGGCCGGGGCCTGGACCGTGCGGCACCCGGACGAGGCGCGCGCGCAGGTGCGGCGGCTGGCGGACCTGGGGGTCACGCACGTCAAACTCTACGAACAGCTCGACCCGCAGAGCTTCGCGGCGGCGGCGGCCGAGGCGCGGCGGCTGGGCCTGCCCGTCATGACGGACCTGGGCCTCGCGGGCACCCGTGGCCTGAGCGGCGCCGAGGTGGACGCGCGGCAGGCCCTCGCGGCCGGCGTGCGGTCCATCGAACACGTCAGCGGCTACGCCCTGGCCTACCGGCGGATGGGAGGTGACCCCGCTGGGCCGCACCCTGGACCCGGCCCGGCTCGGTGA
- a CDS encoding amidohydrolase family protein: MTPLGRTLDPARLGELAARTVAAGTALVPTLSVHEGLAEEDAPDLGQLPLGTLEGPVMAALRAQWARTHPLGAGARRVARADRRMAHEMLRRVAALGGTVGAGTDTPASAFNLPGGGLHRELELLVAAGLSPLQALKGATSAAARILERPDLGVLRPGALADFVVVAGNPLEDVRRTRELRLVVRGGQALSPDALRDTAAAHDVPAQLSSSGRVRAAGPGPAVPPGSGTP, encoded by the coding sequence GTGACCCCGCTGGGCCGCACCCTGGACCCGGCCCGGCTCGGTGAGCTGGCCGCCCGGACCGTCGCGGCGGGCACGGCGCTCGTACCGACCCTCAGCGTGCACGAGGGCCTGGCCGAGGAGGACGCGCCCGATCTGGGCCAGCTGCCGCTGGGGACGCTGGAGGGCCCGGTCATGGCGGCCCTGCGGGCACAGTGGGCCCGGACGCACCCCCTCGGTGCCGGGGCGCGCAGGGTCGCCCGGGCCGACCGGCGCATGGCGCACGAAATGCTGCGGCGGGTCGCGGCCCTGGGGGGCACTGTGGGCGCGGGCACGGATACCCCGGCCAGCGCCTTCAACCTGCCCGGCGGGGGCCTGCACCGCGAACTGGAGCTGCTGGTCGCGGCGGGCCTGAGCCCCCTTCAGGCGCTGAAGGGCGCGACCTCGGCCGCCGCCCGGATTCTGGAGCGCCCGGACCTGGGGGTCCTGCGGCCCGGCGCGCTGGCCGATTTCGTCGTGGTCGCGGGCAATCCCCTGGAGGACGTGCGCAGGACGCGGGAGCTGCGTCTGGTCGTGCGCGGCGGGCAGGCCCTGAGTCCGGACGCCCTGCGGGACACGGCCGCCGCGCATGACGTCCCCGCCCAGCTCAGTTCGTCAGGCCGAGTTCGCGCAGCAGGCCCTGGACCCGCAGTTCCTCCCGGGTCAGGAACACCGTGA
- a CDS encoding Bug family tripartite tricarboxylate transporter substrate binding protein, which translates to MNKFLILSALCVLGTAHAEYRILAPSTAGGGYDTLARNVATTLERTKLAPGSTVYNVPGEGGVTGLRGFTSGQRGKANQLVVFGLTTIASMQLSKDSPVSLKDLTPVARLVNDYEVLVVPSTSPYRSLADLIAAYKSNPGLRFGGASVGSAGHLFTGDVLRAGGGNIRTLKWVPSSGNLQGLKALMNGELDVVSSSYGVAEPEIKAGRVRALALSAPEAVAGIAVPTARSQGVDAELVNWRGIFAPAGLSGEARTRLNGTFSRMALSGDWRALLFAEKQNSFFQPGAPFTVFLTREELRVQGLLRELGLTN; encoded by the coding sequence ATGAACAAGTTCCTGATCCTGAGCGCGCTGTGCGTGCTCGGCACCGCCCATGCCGAATACCGTATCCTCGCCCCGAGCACCGCGGGCGGCGGCTACGACACCCTCGCGCGCAACGTCGCCACCACGCTGGAGCGCACCAAGCTCGCGCCCGGTTCCACGGTCTACAACGTGCCGGGCGAGGGCGGCGTGACCGGCCTGCGCGGCTTCACCAGCGGCCAGCGCGGCAAGGCCAACCAGCTCGTCGTCTTCGGCCTCACGACCATCGCCTCCATGCAGCTGAGCAAGGACAGCCCGGTCAGCCTCAAGGACCTCACGCCCGTGGCGCGGCTGGTCAACGACTACGAGGTGCTGGTGGTGCCCAGCACCAGCCCGTACCGCTCGCTGGCGGACCTGATCGCCGCCTACAAGAGCAATCCGGGCCTGCGCTTCGGCGGGGCCTCGGTGGGCAGCGCGGGCCACCTCTTCACGGGCGACGTGCTGCGGGCGGGGGGCGGCAACATCCGCACGCTGAAGTGGGTGCCCAGCAGCGGCAACCTTCAGGGGCTCAAGGCCCTGATGAACGGCGAACTGGACGTGGTGTCGAGCAGTTACGGCGTGGCCGAGCCGGAGATCAAGGCCGGGCGTGTCCGGGCCCTGGCGCTGAGCGCGCCGGAAGCGGTGGCCGGCATCGCCGTGCCGACGGCCAGGTCGCAGGGCGTGGACGCCGAGCTGGTCAACTGGCGGGGCATCTTCGCGCCGGCCGGCCTGAGCGGCGAGGCCCGCACCAGGCTCAACGGCACCTTCAGCCGCATGGCGCTGAGCGGGGACTGGCGGGCGCTGCTCTTCGCGGAAAAGCAGAACTCGTTTTTCCAGCCGGGCGCGCCCTTCACGGTGTTCCTGACCCGGGAGGAACTGCGGGTCCAGGGCCTGCTGCGCGAACTCGGCCTGACGAACTGA
- a CDS encoding prephenate dehydratase, giving the protein MRTLFSLALLLSSSLASAASLDYLGPKGTYSDQAAQLYAAQSGLKVGQALPTITAVSVAVATGQSQYGLIPNENSVGAFVTETSGLLAKGDPGWRIVGELALPISNTLLVKPGTPASAVKTIISHPQPFKQSAGYLAKTFPNVARQEVASTAAAAEAVSKGDGTTAAISAPAAAGVYGLEVLAADIQDDKTNATSFWAVQRAGQAFPAKLPNRVVVMLDAPAASPALGELVSGLRALGFTARNVQSWPLGGGLGGYRFVLGFDSAYGYPFDRVERTVSGTQKALLLGAWRKN; this is encoded by the coding sequence ATGCGCACATTGTTTTCCCTCGCCCTGCTGCTCTCGTCCTCGCTGGCCTCGGCCGCCTCGCTCGACTATCTGGGGCCCAAGGGTACCTACAGCGACCAGGCCGCCCAGCTCTATGCCGCGCAGTCCGGCCTCAAGGTCGGGCAGGCCCTGCCCACGATCACGGCGGTCAGCGTGGCCGTCGCCACCGGCCAGAGCCAGTACGGCCTGATTCCCAACGAGAACAGCGTCGGGGCGTTCGTGACCGAGACGAGCGGCCTGCTCGCCAAGGGTGATCCGGGCTGGCGCATCGTCGGCGAGCTGGCCCTGCCCATCAGCAACACGCTGCTGGTCAAGCCCGGCACGCCCGCCAGCGCGGTCAAGACCATCATCAGCCACCCCCAGCCCTTCAAGCAGTCGGCCGGCTACCTCGCCAAGACCTTCCCCAACGTCGCCCGTCAGGAGGTCGCCAGCACGGCCGCCGCCGCCGAGGCCGTGAGCAAGGGCGACGGCACCACCGCCGCCATCAGTGCGCCCGCCGCCGCCGGGGTCTACGGGCTGGAGGTGCTGGCCGCCGACATCCAGGACGACAAGACGAACGCGACTTCCTTCTGGGCGGTGCAGCGCGCCGGTCAGGCCTTCCCCGCCAAGCTGCCCAACCGCGTGGTCGTCATGCTCGATGCTCCGGCGGCCAGCCCGGCCCTGGGCGAACTGGTCAGCGGCCTGCGGGCCCTGGGGTTCACGGCCCGCAACGTGCAGAGCTGGCCTCTGGGCGGCGGCCTGGGCGGCTACCGCTTCGTCCTCGGTTTCGACAGCGCGTACGGCTACCCCTTCGACCGGGTCGAGCGCACGGTGAGCGGCACGCAGAAGGCGCTGCTGCTGGGTGCCTGGCGCAAGAACTGA
- the chrA gene encoding chromate efflux transporter, which produces MPALLDVFLIFLRLGLTSFGGPVAHLGYFRTEFVERRRWLDEAAYADLVALCQFLPGPASSQVGMALGLSRAGLWGALAAWAGFTLPSAALLVAFAFGVGTAGDVGDAGWLRGLKIVAVAIVAQAVLGMSRTLTPDRPRLLIALGAAVTALLLPEAPAQVGIIAAAGLIGWRALPAAELRATSGLPVRLSRRRGAAFLGVFAALLALLPVLRAALGGPALALVDSFYRAGALVFGGGHVVLPLLEAEVVRGGWVTPDAFLAGYGMTQAVPGPLFTFSAYLGAVSTLGLPALTAAGLALGAVFLPSFLLVAGALPFWSALRERPPAQAALRGVNAGVVGLLLAALYSPVFTAGVHSAAEFASVLGAFALLEVLNWPVWLVVALAAVLGALAL; this is translated from the coding sequence ATGCCTGCCCTGCTGGACGTTTTCCTGATCTTCCTGCGGCTCGGCCTCACCAGTTTCGGCGGTCCGGTGGCCCATCTGGGCTACTTCCGCACGGAATTCGTCGAGCGCCGCCGCTGGCTCGACGAGGCGGCCTACGCCGACCTCGTGGCGCTGTGCCAGTTCCTGCCCGGTCCGGCGTCGTCGCAGGTGGGCATGGCGCTCGGCCTCAGCCGGGCGGGGCTGTGGGGCGCGCTGGCGGCCTGGGCGGGCTTCACGCTGCCCAGCGCGGCGCTGCTGGTCGCCTTCGCGTTCGGGGTGGGGACGGCCGGCGACGTGGGCGACGCCGGATGGCTGCGCGGCCTGAAGATCGTCGCGGTGGCGATCGTCGCCCAGGCCGTCCTGGGAATGTCCCGCACCCTGACCCCCGACCGCCCGCGCCTCCTGATCGCGCTGGGCGCGGCCGTGACGGCCCTGCTGCTCCCGGAGGCGCCGGCGCAGGTGGGCATCATCGCGGCGGCGGGCCTCATCGGGTGGCGCGCGCTGCCTGCGGCGGAGTTGCGGGCCACGTCCGGCCTGCCGGTCCGGCTGTCGCGGCGTCGGGGGGCCGCGTTTCTGGGCGTGTTCGCGGCCCTGCTGGCGCTGCTGCCGGTCCTGCGCGCCGCGCTGGGCGGCCCGGCGCTGGCGCTTGTGGACAGTTTCTACCGGGCGGGGGCGCTGGTGTTCGGCGGCGGCCATGTGGTGCTGCCCCTCCTGGAGGCCGAGGTGGTGCGCGGCGGCTGGGTCACGCCCGACGCCTTCCTGGCCGGGTACGGAATGACGCAGGCGGTGCCGGGGCCGCTGTTCACCTTCAGCGCGTACCTGGGGGCGGTCAGCACGCTGGGCCTGCCCGCCCTGACCGCCGCCGGCCTGGCCCTGGGGGCGGTCTTTTTGCCCTCCTTCCTGCTGGTGGCGGGGGCGCTGCCCTTCTGGAGCGCGCTGCGGGAGCGGCCCCCGGCACAGGCCGCCCTGCGGGGCGTGAATGCCGGGGTGGTGGGCCTGCTGCTGGCGGCGCTGTACTCGCCGGTGTTCACGGCGGGGGTCCACTCGGCGGCGGAATTCGCCTCCGTGCTGGGGGCCTTCGCGCTGCTGGAGGTCCTGAACTGGCCGGTATGGCTGGTGGTGGCGCTCGCGGCCGTCCTGGGCGCGCTGGCGCTGTAG